The Magnolia sinica isolate HGM2019 chromosome 10, MsV1, whole genome shotgun sequence genome includes a window with the following:
- the LOC131257370 gene encoding disease resistance protein RFL1-like: protein MAASKDNDDRWLKGGGEVLSTLSQRMRQQIWNCLRDDKISVFSVWGQQGVGKSRIMSQVVMEMEEFGESCHLFEIITRVRAPGLESLAKKMQARIEGELVHVQDKLTIRKLVDVGTWHFIEPERQLEVLKMFDAKGRRNRLMELQMGIQNAFENPESIQISIAAKRIKDKLSGQRFILILEDVWESFDLQEMRVPVTAPATTSGSKVMITTQSHEVCSEMGRQHLVMQHPFQRMVSVN from the coding sequence ATGGCAGCTTCTAAAGACAATGATGATCGATGGCTCAAAGGAGGAGGAGAGGTTTTGAGCACTCTGTCACAACGCATGAGGCAGCAGATATGGAATTGCTTGAGAGATGACAAGATTTCAGTGTTCTCAGTATGGGGACAGCAGGGAGTGGGGAAGTCACGGATCATGAGTCAGGTGGTCATGGAAATGGAGGAATTTGGAGAATCTTGCCATCTGTTTGAAATAATCACACGAGTAAGAGCACCAGGGTTGGAGAGTCTTGCAAAGAAGATGCAGGCGAGAATTGAAGGGGAATTGGTCCATGTGCAGGACAAGCTGACAATAAGGAAATTGGTTGATGTAGGTACTTGGCATTTCATTGAGCCTGAACGACAGTTAGAGGTTTTAAAGATGTTTGATGCAAAGGGGAGAAGGAATCGGTTGATGGAGTTGCAGATGGGAATACAGAATGCATTTGAGAACCCAGAGTCCATACAAATCTCCATAGCTGCTAAGCGTATCAAGGATAAATTAAGTGGCCAAAggttcattctcatcttggaAGATGTTTGGGAAAGCTTTGACTTGCAAGAGATGAGAGTTCCAGTCACAGCCCCTGCCACCACCAGTGGCAGCAAAGTCATGATCACGACTCAATCCCATGAAGTTTGTTCTGAAATGGGAAGGCAGCATCTAGTCATGCAACATCCCTTTCAAAGAATGGTGTCCGTCAACTAA